Proteins co-encoded in one Luteolibacter sp. Y139 genomic window:
- a CDS encoding Ig-like domain-containing protein, with product MVKDDTGSSTEVNITLSMSRSIHAVILSSSCTFIAALHAGELRVDINRDSNNTATVTENGYTKWSPDNTNGAATGTNPVSRSFTTATGENVTITFAQTAASAAAGGTGLLTNWFKAGAEGSAKLVSDGLTVAPANLGGGGQLRMTVTGLSAGTHTLLTYHNAWDNVAAGTVGPIDIWVNGTQVIDNLQPTIRAASTIAATTAYLDFSVAGPSTVTEILFAAETNTAPAVTIRNAMINGFEIDTSNSQKIANTPSPAHANEHVDADSGSISLSWQPALAGGVASHDVYFGTTEVAVKSATRTSPEFLGNQAGTSRPVSLPNKLGTYYWRVDEIDSLGNIAKGTVWHFRPRLLAFPGAEGYGRFARGGRGGKVVHVTSLADYESNATPIPGTLRYAVEVETGPRVVVFDTAGLMTMNRRLTLSSPYVTIAGQTAPGKGICLRQWPLGLSGSNDSVVRFIRNRPGNISGQTIDGGGLAGCDHSIMDHCSISWSMDEGFSSRSGKNITLQKTLISEALAIAGHQNYPAGTDHGYAATVGGDIASLHHNLLAHCSGRNWSMGGGIDALGFFSGRLDIRNNVVYNWKSRTTDGGAMEVNFVNNYYKPGAATTLVPYAVTMNHENDFGGSQRCYFAGNVMQGYFNESNQTAGRRSVVSNGAPTPTYETFVSAPFFENYITTQTAAGAYKRVLSDVGANRPLDDHDIRVIQETLSGTYHYTGTGPYGGFPGLPNSQDDVGGWENYPAETRPSGFDSDGDGLPNWWEALYGTNPSSPTGDFSDANADPENDGYTRLCDYLAWMALPRLVVAPGEAVMLDLSTLTKGYTTSPVRSVQLPTASSGAGTLQLLPDGKTARFTAAAGFSGIARFTYTVTDSGGDSMTGEVGVQVTPPVGQKTAYETFCETYGLNPQTTGAPASDYDGDGLANAIEFLLGGDPTRGFLQGASPSASLDAGGTLVFSYRRKLAANGIFVDAVETSTGLDFWNEVVNGVGGATIQTALLDPETEVVTVRVPIDSNCRFARLKVSEAE from the coding sequence GTGGTTAAAGACGACACTGGCAGCAGCACCGAAGTGAACATCACGCTTTCCATGTCCCGCTCCATTCACGCCGTCATTCTTTCCTCATCGTGCACATTCATTGCCGCACTCCATGCCGGCGAACTGCGCGTCGACATCAATCGCGACTCTAACAACACCGCCACCGTCACCGAGAACGGCTACACCAAGTGGAGTCCTGACAATACCAACGGAGCCGCGACCGGCACCAATCCGGTCAGCCGCAGCTTCACCACGGCCACGGGAGAAAATGTGACCATCACCTTCGCTCAAACCGCTGCATCCGCTGCAGCGGGCGGCACCGGCCTCCTGACCAATTGGTTCAAGGCGGGTGCCGAAGGATCCGCCAAGCTGGTGAGCGACGGTCTCACCGTCGCACCTGCGAACCTCGGCGGTGGCGGCCAACTCCGCATGACGGTCACCGGCCTCAGCGCCGGGACGCACACCTTGCTCACGTATCACAATGCTTGGGACAACGTGGCCGCCGGAACGGTCGGGCCAATCGACATTTGGGTCAACGGAACGCAGGTCATCGACAATCTCCAGCCGACAATCCGCGCGGCATCGACCATAGCCGCGACCACGGCCTACCTGGACTTCAGCGTCGCAGGACCTTCCACCGTGACCGAAATCCTTTTCGCAGCCGAAACCAACACCGCTCCGGCCGTTACGATCCGCAATGCAATGATCAATGGCTTCGAGATCGACACCTCGAATTCACAGAAGATCGCCAATACCCCTTCGCCTGCTCACGCCAACGAACACGTGGACGCCGACTCCGGCTCAATTTCGCTGTCATGGCAGCCCGCCCTCGCCGGTGGCGTCGCCTCGCACGATGTTTACTTCGGGACCACCGAGGTAGCGGTGAAATCCGCCACCCGCACCTCTCCCGAATTCCTCGGCAATCAAGCAGGAACTAGCCGTCCGGTATCGCTCCCTAACAAACTCGGCACCTATTATTGGCGTGTCGATGAAATCGACTCGCTCGGCAATATTGCCAAGGGCACCGTATGGCATTTCCGCCCGCGCCTGCTCGCCTTCCCCGGTGCCGAAGGCTACGGGCGCTTTGCCCGCGGTGGACGCGGTGGAAAGGTCGTCCATGTCACCTCGCTCGCGGACTATGAGAGCAACGCGACTCCCATCCCGGGAACGCTCCGCTACGCCGTGGAAGTGGAGACTGGCCCGCGTGTCGTCGTCTTCGACACCGCCGGCCTGATGACCATGAATCGCCGTCTCACGTTGAGTTCTCCCTACGTCACGATCGCCGGACAAACCGCTCCGGGAAAAGGCATCTGTCTCCGCCAGTGGCCGCTCGGCCTGAGCGGATCCAATGATTCCGTCGTCCGCTTCATCCGCAACCGCCCCGGTAATATCAGCGGCCAAACCATCGACGGCGGAGGCCTTGCCGGTTGCGACCACTCGATCATGGACCACTGTTCGATCAGTTGGTCGATGGACGAGGGCTTCAGCTCGCGCAGCGGAAAGAACATCACCCTTCAGAAAACCCTGATTTCGGAGGCTCTCGCCATCGCCGGTCACCAGAACTATCCCGCGGGCACCGACCATGGCTACGCCGCCACCGTCGGTGGCGATATCGCGAGCCTGCACCACAATCTGCTCGCCCACTGCTCCGGACGGAATTGGTCGATGGGCGGCGGCATTGACGCGCTCGGCTTCTTCTCCGGCCGTCTCGATATCCGCAACAACGTCGTCTACAACTGGAAGAGCCGCACCACCGACGGCGGCGCGATGGAGGTCAACTTCGTCAACAACTACTACAAGCCCGGCGCGGCCACGACCCTGGTTCCCTACGCAGTGACCATGAACCACGAGAATGACTTCGGCGGCTCGCAACGATGCTACTTCGCCGGAAACGTCATGCAGGGCTATTTCAACGAGAGCAACCAAACCGCAGGCCGTCGCAGCGTGGTCTCCAATGGAGCTCCCACCCCGACCTACGAGACCTTCGTCTCCGCACCCTTCTTCGAAAACTACATCACCACCCAGACCGCGGCCGGCGCCTACAAGCGCGTCCTCTCCGATGTCGGAGCCAACCGCCCGCTCGACGATCACGACATCCGCGTCATCCAAGAGACCTTGTCCGGGACGTATCATTACACCGGCACGGGTCCCTATGGCGGATTTCCCGGATTGCCGAACTCGCAGGACGATGTCGGAGGCTGGGAAAACTATCCCGCCGAAACGCGCCCTTCCGGCTTCGATAGCGATGGCGACGGTTTGCCGAACTGGTGGGAAGCCCTCTACGGCACCAATCCGTCTTCGCCCACCGGTGACTTCTCCGATGCCAATGCCGATCCGGAGAACGATGGCTACACCCGCCTCTGCGACTACCTTGCCTGGATGGCACTGCCCCGGCTGGTGGTTGCTCCAGGTGAAGCCGTGATGTTGGATCTGTCGACGCTGACAAAGGGCTACACCACTTCGCCGGTCCGCTCCGTGCAACTTCCCACCGCCTCCTCCGGTGCCGGGACTCTTCAGCTTCTCCCCGATGGAAAGACCGCGCGCTTCACCGCTGCGGCAGGGTTCTCAGGCATCGCACGCTTCACCTACACCGTCACCGACTCGGGAGGCGACAGCATGACGGGAGAGGTGGGAGTCCAAGTCACTCCACCGGTGGGACAAAAGACCGCCTATGAGACGTTCTGCGAGACTTACGGCCTCAATCCTCAAACCACCGGTGCTCCTGCGAGTGACTACGATGGCGACGGCCTCGCCAATGCGATCGAGTTCCTATTGGGCGGCGATCCTACCCGTGGCTTCCTCCAAGGAGCGAGCCCCTCTGCGTCTCTTGATGCTGGGGGAACGCTGGTCTTTTCCTACCGGAGGAAGCTGGCCGCAAACGGGATCTTTGTGGATGCCGTTGAGACGTCGACCGGCTTGGATTTCTGGAATGAAGTCGTGAACGGCGTGGGCGGTGCGACGATCCAGACGGCCCTGCTAGATCCGGAGACCGAAGTCGTCACCGTCCGCGTTCCGATTGATTCCAACTGTCGCTTTGCACGGCTCAAGGTGTCTGAAGCGGAGTAA
- a CDS encoding glycoside hydrolase family 28 protein produces MTLSPALTSYGRLALLAAASLAVIGESAADPEADKAWETVPQILARIVPPVFPKKDFSITDHGAKEGGKDNCKAAFDAAIKACSEAGGGRVTVPQGKFLTGPIHLRSNVELHLADGAELNFSDRFEDYLPVVPVRVGGVEILNYSPLIFAKDCTNVAITGKGKLNGNAAKWWKWKESGAHFKAGILTEPVEKRIFGTPEAGIRPNFLCLSGCKNVLLEDFTIGSGPNWTIHPLYCENVTIRRVNVDTDGPNNDGIDPDSCRDVLIEHCTFNTGDDCVVLKSGYNEDGWRVGRPTENVIMRHCSSKHGHGGLVIGSEMSGDVRNVFMHDCQFDGTDRAIRIKSKRGRGGVVEKVYARDIKAKNMEYEFAILNMDYSADKNAAANDKLPVFRDMCFERIEGDGAPVAIRITGEADSPIENIRFENTKLAAKQGVIASHVKGLRFEDITIDPKDGVLFDFDGASGVEIRNVTSSSTPKLFLKLAGEKSGGIDVSGSAAAKTRISLAKGVADNAVKIR; encoded by the coding sequence ATGACGCTCTCGCCCGCCCTCACCTCATACGGCAGACTCGCCTTGCTGGCCGCTGCCTCGCTGGCCGTCATCGGCGAATCGGCCGCCGATCCGGAAGCGGACAAAGCTTGGGAGACCGTGCCGCAGATCCTTGCTCGCATCGTGCCGCCGGTGTTCCCCAAGAAGGACTTCTCCATCACCGACCACGGCGCGAAAGAAGGTGGCAAGGACAACTGCAAGGCCGCTTTCGACGCCGCTATCAAGGCCTGCTCTGAAGCCGGCGGCGGCCGGGTGACCGTGCCCCAGGGAAAATTCCTCACCGGCCCCATTCACCTGCGCAGCAATGTAGAACTTCATCTGGCCGATGGCGCGGAGCTCAACTTCAGCGATCGCTTTGAAGACTACCTGCCTGTCGTCCCGGTGCGCGTAGGCGGCGTGGAAATCCTGAACTACTCGCCGCTCATCTTCGCCAAGGACTGCACCAACGTCGCGATCACCGGCAAAGGCAAACTCAATGGCAACGCCGCGAAGTGGTGGAAGTGGAAGGAAAGCGGCGCGCACTTCAAGGCGGGCATCCTCACCGAGCCTGTGGAAAAACGCATCTTCGGCACCCCCGAAGCAGGCATCCGCCCGAACTTCCTCTGCCTTTCCGGCTGCAAGAACGTCCTGCTGGAAGACTTCACCATCGGCAGCGGGCCGAACTGGACCATCCACCCGCTCTATTGTGAGAACGTCACCATCCGCCGCGTGAACGTCGACACCGACGGACCGAACAACGACGGCATTGATCCCGACTCCTGCCGCGATGTCTTGATCGAGCACTGCACCTTCAACACCGGCGACGACTGCGTTGTTCTGAAGTCAGGTTACAATGAAGACGGCTGGCGCGTCGGCCGGCCGACCGAGAACGTCATCATGCGCCACTGCTCCAGCAAGCACGGCCACGGCGGCCTGGTGATTGGCAGCGAGATGTCCGGTGACGTGCGCAATGTCTTCATGCATGATTGCCAGTTCGATGGCACCGACCGCGCGATCCGCATCAAGTCCAAGCGCGGCCGCGGCGGCGTGGTGGAGAAGGTCTACGCCCGCGACATCAAGGCGAAGAACATGGAATACGAGTTCGCGATCCTGAACATGGACTACAGCGCCGACAAAAACGCTGCCGCCAATGACAAGCTGCCCGTATTCCGCGACATGTGCTTCGAGCGCATCGAAGGCGATGGAGCCCCGGTCGCCATACGCATTACCGGTGAGGCGGATTCACCGATCGAGAACATCCGCTTCGAAAACACGAAGCTCGCCGCCAAGCAGGGCGTGATCGCGAGTCACGTCAAGGGGCTGCGATTCGAGGATATCACGATCGATCCGAAGGACGGCGTGCTGTTCGACTTCGACGGCGCAAGCGGCGTGGAAATCCGCAACGTGACCTCTTCATCGACTCCGAAGCTGTTCCTGAAGCTGGCAGGAGAAAAGTCCGGCGGCATCGATGTCAGCGGAAGTGCAGCCGCAAAAACGCGGATCTCGCTCGCCAAAGGCGTGGCGGACAATGCGGTCAAGATCCGCTGA
- a CDS encoding alpha/beta hydrolase, with protein MALTLIAGVLFFGFPASAEPNWRPDIEYSQAGGESLCLDASIPEGSGPFPAAILIHGGGWGSGDKAADFVPLSKSLTKEGIAWFSINYRLAPKHPWPACFDDVQTAIRWVRTNATAYNVDPKRIALIGYSAGGQLATLAAIRADESTRVQAVVGFAPAVELVADMQRRGEVGVAMRNLLGLSDKLDDAALAKIASISPAEEIKPGLPPFFIVEGTADQSVRHVETLAFIQRLKQAQGSCALLEMKDAPHRIAEWPKFSPDYAEKTAAWLKTTLAAAPK; from the coding sequence TTGGCTCTCACTCTGATTGCCGGGGTCTTGTTCTTCGGCTTTCCCGCCTCCGCCGAACCAAACTGGCGCCCCGACATCGAATACTCCCAAGCCGGCGGAGAAAGCCTTTGCCTCGACGCATCCATTCCCGAAGGCAGCGGCCCCTTCCCAGCCGCCATCCTCATCCACGGCGGCGGCTGGGGCAGCGGCGACAAGGCAGCAGACTTCGTCCCGCTTTCCAAATCGCTCACGAAGGAGGGCATCGCGTGGTTCTCCATCAACTACCGCCTCGCGCCAAAGCATCCATGGCCCGCATGCTTTGATGACGTCCAGACCGCCATCCGCTGGGTCAGGACAAATGCCACCGCCTACAACGTCGATCCCAAACGCATCGCTCTGATCGGCTATTCCGCCGGCGGCCAACTCGCCACACTGGCCGCCATCCGCGCCGATGAATCAACCCGTGTTCAAGCCGTGGTCGGCTTCGCACCCGCAGTCGAGCTCGTCGCGGACATGCAGCGACGCGGCGAGGTCGGAGTCGCGATGCGGAATCTACTAGGTTTATCGGACAAGCTGGACGATGCCGCGCTGGCTAAGATTGCCTCGATCTCCCCTGCGGAAGAGATCAAGCCGGGTCTGCCACCCTTCTTCATAGTCGAGGGCACCGCCGATCAATCCGTGCGCCATGTGGAAACCTTGGCGTTCATTCAAAGGCTCAAGCAGGCACAGGGATCTTGCGCACTTCTGGAGATGAAGGACGCCCCGCATCGGATTGCCGAGTGGCCAAAATTTTCACCCGACTATGCCGAAAAGACCGCGGCGTGGTTAAAGACGACACTGGCAGCAGCACCGAAGTGA
- a CDS encoding sialidase family protein produces MKVISSLLLAATLGASAAPHPAVISSEWINPDPPYPECHASTIVEVASGKLVAAWFGGTKERNPDVSIYIAQHDGTHWLPAVKVADGVQADGSPRLPTWNPVLFAPKDAPLQLFYKVGPDPSTWWGMVTTSGDSGKTWDTPHRLPDGILGPIKNKPVVLPDGSWLSPTSTESSKDGWLVHFERSSDGGKTWEKTAPVKKGPAFDAIQPSILFHKDGQLQALCRSKQGVVVQTWSKDGGRTWSALTATTLPNPNSGTDALTLSDGRQLIAYNHSAHRPEEAKGDRWPLDVAISDDGLEWKRVITLETEPCPAGYAYPAVIQTADGKVHITYTHNRQRIKHVVLDPAKL; encoded by the coding sequence ATGAAGGTCATCTCATCTCTCCTTCTCGCGGCAACGCTTGGTGCCAGCGCAGCACCCCATCCCGCCGTGATCAGCTCCGAGTGGATCAATCCCGATCCACCTTATCCAGAATGTCACGCCTCCACCATCGTCGAAGTGGCATCAGGCAAGCTGGTCGCGGCTTGGTTCGGTGGCACCAAGGAGCGCAATCCGGACGTCAGCATCTACATCGCGCAGCATGACGGCACGCATTGGCTGCCTGCGGTGAAGGTTGCCGATGGCGTTCAAGCAGACGGATCTCCTCGTCTGCCCACCTGGAATCCCGTTCTCTTCGCGCCGAAGGATGCGCCACTCCAACTCTTCTACAAGGTCGGCCCCGATCCTTCGACATGGTGGGGCATGGTGACTACCTCCGGCGACAGCGGAAAAACGTGGGACACGCCGCACCGCCTGCCCGATGGCATCCTCGGCCCCATCAAGAACAAGCCGGTGGTTCTTCCCGACGGGTCGTGGCTTTCACCCACCAGCACCGAGAGCAGCAAGGACGGTTGGCTGGTGCACTTCGAGCGCTCCTCCGACGGAGGAAAGACCTGGGAAAAGACCGCTCCGGTGAAAAAGGGTCCGGCATTCGACGCCATCCAGCCCAGCATTCTCTTCCACAAGGACGGCCAATTGCAGGCGCTCTGCCGAAGCAAGCAAGGCGTGGTGGTCCAGACATGGTCGAAGGACGGCGGCCGGACGTGGAGTGCGCTCACTGCCACCACCCTTCCGAATCCCAACTCCGGCACCGACGCGCTCACCCTCTCGGATGGCCGGCAACTCATCGCCTACAATCACTCCGCCCACCGACCCGAGGAAGCGAAGGGCGACCGTTGGCCACTCGATGTCGCGATCTCCGATGACGGGCTCGAATGGAAGCGGGTCATTACGCTGGAAACCGAGCCTTGTCCCGCAGGCTACGCTTATCCGGCGGTCATTCAAACCGCAGATGGGAAGGTTCACATCACCTACACCCATAATCGCCAAAGGATCAAACACGTGGTGCTCGACCCGGCGAAGCTCTAA
- the uxaC gene encoding glucuronate isomerase, with protein sequence MKTFITEDFLLHSDVAQELYHDHAKHQPIFDYHCHLPPDQIAANRRFDNLYQIWLEGDHYKWRAMRSNGIAERFCTGDATDREKFDAFALTVPRTLRNPLYHWTHLELLRYFGIDDLLDESTADSVWQRTNEQLAETRVHDLLTRSRVAVVCTTDDPTDTLEHHRKIKEDGTLRTRVYPTFRPDKALGVDQPATFNAWTDKLAAASGVECATLDGFLAALKQRHDFFHEMGGRLSDHGMNAVDAEDCSERDAAAIFNRARSGGQVTPGEASAFRSFMMIFFGHLDADKGWTKQLHLGALRNNNTRLLRKLGPDTGFDSIGDQPQAAALARYLDRLDRDDRLPKTVLYNLNPADNYLFGTMIGNFQDGTVPGKIQFGSGWWFLDQKEAMEWQLNTLSNLGLLSRFVGMLTDSRSFLSYPRHEYFRRILCNLIGRDVANGELPRDMGLLGQMVRDICYGNARDYFGLEVPEMP encoded by the coding sequence ATGAAGACCTTCATCACCGAAGACTTCCTGCTGCACAGCGACGTGGCACAGGAACTCTACCACGACCACGCCAAGCATCAGCCGATCTTCGACTACCACTGCCACCTTCCGCCGGATCAGATCGCGGCAAACCGGCGTTTCGACAATCTCTATCAAATCTGGCTGGAGGGCGACCACTACAAGTGGCGCGCCATGCGCTCGAATGGCATCGCGGAACGCTTCTGCACCGGCGATGCGACCGATCGTGAAAAGTTCGATGCCTTCGCCCTAACCGTGCCTCGCACGCTGCGCAATCCTCTCTACCACTGGACCCACCTCGAGTTGCTCCGCTACTTCGGGATCGATGATCTGTTGGATGAAAGCACCGCGGACTCGGTTTGGCAACGCACCAACGAGCAACTCGCCGAAACCCGTGTCCATGACTTGCTGACCCGGAGCCGCGTGGCAGTCGTCTGCACCACCGACGATCCCACCGACACCCTGGAGCACCACCGAAAGATCAAGGAAGACGGCACTCTGAGGACACGCGTCTATCCAACCTTCCGACCGGACAAGGCACTCGGTGTCGATCAGCCAGCGACCTTCAATGCCTGGACCGACAAGCTGGCCGCAGCAAGCGGCGTCGAATGCGCCACACTCGATGGCTTCCTCGCGGCATTGAAGCAACGCCACGACTTCTTCCACGAGATGGGCGGCCGGTTGTCCGACCACGGAATGAACGCGGTGGATGCGGAGGACTGCAGCGAGCGCGACGCCGCAGCCATCTTCAATCGGGCTCGATCCGGCGGCCAAGTTACTCCCGGCGAAGCCTCCGCCTTCCGTAGCTTCATGATGATCTTCTTCGGCCATCTCGATGCCGATAAAGGCTGGACCAAGCAGCTCCACCTCGGCGCCCTGCGGAACAACAACACCCGGCTGCTGCGCAAGCTCGGGCCGGACACCGGCTTCGATTCTATTGGCGACCAGCCACAGGCCGCTGCGCTCGCGCGCTATCTCGATCGGCTCGATCGGGATGACCGCCTGCCGAAGACCGTCCTCTACAATCTCAATCCCGCCGACAACTACCTCTTCGGCACGATGATCGGAAACTTCCAGGACGGCACCGTCCCGGGAAAGATCCAGTTCGGCAGCGGATGGTGGTTCCTCGATCAAAAGGAAGCGATGGAGTGGCAGCTCAATACGCTCTCAAACCTGGGACTGCTCAGCCGCTTCGTCGGCATGCTCACGGATTCGCGCAGCTTCCTGAGCTATCCGCGTCACGAGTATTTCCGCCGTATCCTTTGCAACCTGATCGGCCGCGACGTCGCGAACGGCGAACTGCCTCGCGACATGGGCCTGTTAGGCCAAATGGTCCGCGACATCTGCTATGGTAATGCCCGAGACTACTTCGGCCTCGAAGTCCCCGAGATGCCATGA